The Pan paniscus chromosome 21, NHGRI_mPanPan1-v2.0_pri, whole genome shotgun sequence region gagttcaagaccagcctggtcaacatggcaaaatcctgtctctactgaaaatacaaaaattagccaggcgtagtagtgcgtgcctgtaatcccagctactcgggaagctgaggcaggagattcgcttgaactcaggaggcagaggttgcagtgagccataatcacactactgcactccagcctgggtgacagagcgagactccatctcaaaaaaaaaaaaaaaaggaaacgtgTCAAAGAGCTACCCTCCACAAGCACCAAGCACTGACAATCACAAGGACTTCTACTAGACAGGCAGAGTGGGTATTCCAATACTATTCAATTGTTCCacagcacagaaaagaaaaaattctaaattctatGGAACAAAAAAATCATCAATGACACCTGACCAAagatggcacacacacacacacgcactacAGTCCAACCTCACTAATGAATACAAAAATCCTAACACTAGCAAACAGAACCATTAAAATCTATTAACAGAGGCCAGGcgctgtagctcatgcctgtaatcccagagttttgggaggccaaggcgggtggattgcctgagctcaggagtttgtgaccagcctgggcaacatggtgaaacaccgtctctaataaaatacgaaaaattagccgggtgtggcggcatgtgcctgtagtcccagctactcaggaggcagaagcaggagaattgctagaatccaggaggcagaggttgcagtgagccgagattgcacaagtgcactccagcctgggcgacagagcgagactccgtcactatatagataaataaataaataacagggctgggcgtggtggctcacacttgtaatcccagcactttgggaggctgaggcaggcagatcacctgaggtcaggagttcaagaccagcctggccaacatggcaaaaccccatctctactacaaatacaaaaattagccgggcatggtggcgagcgcctgtaatctcagctaatcaggaggctgaggcaggaaaatcacttgaatccgggaggcggaggttgcagtgagcagagattgcgacactgcactccagcctgggcgacagaatgagactctgtctcaaaaaataaaaataaaaataaaaaaaattagccactatggtgctgtgcacctgtagtcttagctaccgaggcaggagaatcacttaaatcccagcagcagaggtcgcagtgagcagagattgcgtcactgctgcactccagcctgggcgacagagggagactgtttccaaaaaaacaaaacaaaaagaaaccattaACAGGCCGGGCACTAtcgctcctgcctgtaatcccagcactttgggaggctgaggcaggtagataacctgaggtcaggagttcaagatcagcttggccaacatgacaaaacccagtctatactaaaaatacaaaaattagctgggcacggttgtgggcacctgtaatcccaactactctggaggctgaggcaggagaattgcttaggccaggaagcagaggttgcagtgagccaagattgtgctattgcactccagcctgggtgacagagtgagactctgcctcataaaaatacaaaaatcagccaggtgcggtggttcacgcctgtaatcccagcactttgggaggccgaggtgggtggatcatgaggtcaggagatcaagaccatcctggctaacacggtgaaaccccgtctctactaaaagtattaaaaaaattagccaggtgtgctggcgggcgcctgtagtcccagctactcaggaggctgaggcaggagaatggcgtgaaccagggaggcggagctggcagtgagccgagatcgcgccactgcactccagcctgggcgacagagcgagactccgtctcaaaaaaaaagaaaaaaaatcagccaggcgtgttggcacgcacctatagtcccagctattccagaggctgaggcatgagaattgcttgaacccgggaggcagagattgaagtgagccgagatcacaccactgcactctaccctgagtgacacagtgagactccatctcaaaaaaaaaggatggaaggaaggaattaTTTAGGTTGAATTACACAGAAGTTTGTCACTGATCTGTGTTCTCGAACTAAGAAATATGAAGATGGAGGCTAAGAAATCATTTctcttaatattataaataagcaATTAACAAATACCTTGGGAAAAATAAGAATACAATAGAAGTGAGGAGTGTGACTTTCAAGATTACATTCTAAAAGATGGATTTCCCTCGTCTGTGCACTCTCTCTGGAACGCACAGCTGCCACACAGTACACTGCCCTATGGAGAGGCCCACAAGGCAAGGAACCGAGGGCAGCCTTGGGCCAACAGCCAACCAGCAAGTGAGGCCTCAGTCCAACAATGCATCAACGAGCTGAATCTTGCAACAATGACGTGGGTGAGACTAGAAGTAAATGCTTCCCCAGTGGATCCTTGAGATGACCACAGCCTCAGCCACCAGTTTGATGGCAGCCTTGGGAGACCCTGAAGCAGAGAATCCAGCCAAGTTACGCTGGGATTTGTGATCCACAGAAGTTATGAGACAATGAATGTTTGTTGCTGTAAGCCagtaagttttggggtaatttgttacctAGCAATAGATAACCAATACTTCTTTAACATGATAAAAACATCTatctcaggccaggcgcggtggcttatgcctgtaatcctagcactctgggaggctgaggtgggcgaatcacctgaggtcaggagttcgagaccaacctggccaacatggtgaaaccctgtctttactaaaaatacaaaaaattagccggtgtggtggtacatgcctgtaatcccagctacttgggaggctgaggcaggagaattgcttgaagctgcgaggcggaggctgcagtgagacgagattgtgccattgcactccagcctgggtaacagagtgagactccatctcaacaacaacaaaaaaacatctATCTCAGCCTAAGATCCAACATCCAGCTTGCCCTGAGGTATTCACACTGAACACATTCAGCTGCGGAGGTCACCCAGTGAACCAGGGCTGCTCACCTCAGGAGAGAGCAGCATCACCGGCCCTAGAAATCACTGGCAATGCCccagggaagaggcaggaagcCAGGATCCTTAAATCTCATACTCAAGAATgttgcaggccaggcacagtggcttgcagatcccagcactttaggaagccgaggcaggcggatcacgaggttaacaggttgagaccatcccgggcaccatggtgaaaccccttctctactaaaaatacaaaaattagctgggcgtggtggtgcgcgtctgtaatcccagctactccagaggctgaggcaggagaatcacttgaacctgggaggcggaggttgcagtgagccaatatcacgccactgcactccagcctggtgacagagcgagactccatctcaaaaaaaaaaaaaaaaaaaacagaagtcgagtgcagtggctcacatctgtaatcccggcactttgggaggccaaggtgggtggatcacaaggtcaggagatcgagaccatcctagctaacaaggtgaaaccccgtctttactaaaaatacaaaaacttagccaggcgtggtggcgggcgcctaatcccagctactcgggaggctgaggcaggagaatggtgtgaacccggaaggcggagcttgcagtgagccgagatcatgccactgcactccagcctgggctacagagcgagactccatctcaaaaaaaaaaaaaaaaaagaatgttgcaaTTTTACCTGGTGGATCCTGCCAAatgcaataaagaagaaaaacagaaaaaaacacaaagagaatGTTGCAATTTGTCCACACATTTACTGAGTGCACCCTCTTCAGTGTGGCTTTTCTCTTCAGTAACCCTCTCCTGAAAGGAAGGCCCACAAACCtagtcctttttccttttctgtgtccTCATGCCACATGGTGAGGGGGGCGCACAGAGAACCTCCATGCAATGTATCCTTGTACCTCTGTGACGGTTAGAAACAACACCCAGAGGAGCCCACTGACACATGAGTAACACAAGGAAGGCGCCAGAAGAGATTCTCTGCTTTGAGGGACTGGTATCTTTCCTCCCAGCAGCTCTGACCAGAGGCTTCAAGCCAGGAAAAAGTGTTGACCAGGCCAGGGCACATAAAGGGACCCCAAGGAAGGCAACAGTGCCCATGGGACCATCACCAACAGAGGAGCGACACACGCAGACTGAAGCCTCGGAACAGATGAGAACAGACGAGAACACACGGAACCCCTCCAAGGCTCCAGGTTGTCCCTGGTCTGAAGACAAAGCTGAGGGGCCCCAGGATGGGAAATGGGAAGGAGGCAGCACAGGCACAGCCTTGGGAATGTAAGCTGGCCAAGCACAAAGCAAAGGGCAGCAGAGCTGAGAGCTCCTGGGAAGGAGATGGATGAGCCTGGCTGCGGACACAGGATGCTGAATTACCTGTCGAGCAGTCCATATGTGTCAGGCTGGGCTCATTGGTGGCTTTCATTTTCTTAGCAGTGTGCTCTGAGGTAGTGGGTAAGACCAAAGGGCTTGTGGCAGAAAAACAGGAAGCATTTATACCAAAGTTACTGTCTGGGACATGTTCAGCCTGCTCTATCTTCCTTTTCTGAGAGGGCAGAACAATGGAAGAAGGGATCACTGCCAATGCCGTCTGTGCTCTCCCAAGCAGGTGGCAGCCAGGGATGGAGTGCTGGAGCAGGAAATGGTCAATCCGGGCCTTGAGGGAGGGGTGAGGCAGGGGCTGAGAGTGTGGAGTAAAAGCTACCCCCGTGAAAGGGTCACTGGGCACTCGGCCCCATGTGGCTTCACTGCGGTTACACTTCTCCAGTGTGCTCTGGTCGATGACCTTGCCTGAGGGCAGCAGCATGGGACAAGGCATGATCTCCAGAGTGATGGGATCCAGGAACTCCTCAGGCACATCCTGAATGATCTCGGCCAGCTTCTGCAGGCTGGAGGGGGCCTGCTGGCTCTCAGGCTGGTCCCCAGGGTCACAGTCACTTTCCATGGGCAAGGCTGGGGCCTGCAGAGCCACATCCTGAGGCAGGTTCTCTGAGGTGACCAGCAGGATGCTGTCTATCACTTCCTGGGAGCAGGTCTTGGCCGGCTGACCCCACACTTCCAACCGCTTGATACAAGGGATACCGccgcctgtcacatgggtgataCAGATCCTTAAGTGGGCCACGTGGCTAAGGGAAAGAGCCCCTTTATTCCAGAGTTCCTGGGCCACAACAGCAGGGGAGGGGAGTGTGGCTTCCATCGCGCCAAAAGGGGGCCTGGCCTTGAAGCCCCTGTGGCTAAACACCACTTGGCTCTGGTTTTTCAGTAAGACTTTGCCTACCAAGGTGAACGCCTCCTTGTCTGGGACAGATGGCtcagctgggcccagggtccgGCACTGGGGCGTATTCCAAGACACTCTGCTAGATGAGGCAGATGTGTACATTTCCAGGCCAGTGACGTTCTGACCTCCCCCAGCTGTGAGGTCTATGTTGATCCTACAGATTTCCACATTAAAGGGAAATGAAACTGTCACATAGACTGGTGGCTTAATGAAATACTCTGTCCTGAAACCATGACTTCTCTTTGTGAGATCTTCAGAGATGAGATTTTCTACTTCGTAACCATCAGCTGATATCTAGATTTAATAAAAAACACAAGATACAATGATCCAAATGAAGACAACTTGTCACTTGTAAGAAAACTCTTAAGCCTGAGGTTCCTCGTTTTAAAATTTCCTCTATTAAACTGAGTTGTCCCAGATCAGGGCACCCAAGATCAGATCAAAGGCCAAGGGCAATTGTCCCAGATCGGGGCCCCCAAGTATTGCCCAACCTTAAAAATATGAGCAACtgagctgggcatgttggtacacacctgtagtcccagctactcaggaggctgaggcaggaggatcccattAGCCCAGGAGTTAGataggcctgggcaacatagcaagaccccatatcccttttccctgccaaaaaaaaaagcaagcaacaaAATCCTGCCCAATCCAACCAAAACTCCCTTCAAAACAGTATCTGGGGAGAGAAGTGCAGGGGAGAGAAAGTATTTCTACCTTTGCTATGACTTTGACGAGACTGGAGATTGATCATCAAAGAACAAAGAGCACAGTGAAGAGGACCCTGCACAAAATGAGTCACAGCTCACCTCATCATGGCGCTGTGTGATTCTAGAGGTGAGCCTGCCCCATGCTTACCTAAATACCATCTGATGGAATCTAAAGTAACAAGAGCAAAAGTGCAGTAAGCCTGAATCAAATCCACACACACAAGGCAGGAAATGATGAAACACATGACAAACATagcatatatttatgtgtatatatttgttttgtttacctTGTTGCAGTGAATTCTTGGTCTGAACTGTGGGAGGCAAAGATTTATTACCATCTTTGTGGCTGAGAGGATATCTTCCAAGCATCAGAAGCAGccttaaataagaaataaaactatgtattagaaaatgtaaaattcaattcTAAACTTTCAGAAGTTGATTCTTAAGAGAATCAAACAGGATGGCAACAAAAACTtgaacacacacactctcacggTCCACACTGACTTTCCTTATATCCTATACATGATGTTGGGGAAAAATTAGTCACTGAAAAATTATAGAGAAGACTTCTATGGCAGGCTCAACAGGTTGGCAAAGACTGCCAGTTCTCTGGCCAACAGCTGTTCCAAAGACCCAATGGAGGCAAGGCCCATCAGCTGTGCTGGGGGTTGCCACAGGAAGGGAGTGGCAAAAGTAGCTGAGCTCAGAGAAAGGACAGAGTGTTCGGAATGGAAAGGGtcacaaaaaataattatagtgGTGGTAAGCATCCTTGTCATTTAATACTTGTCAATGCAATtatgttttcttattaaaatgaaaacaatgagtcAAAAACATCATTATTGAGACATAGAAAATTTattagaggccaggtgtggtggctcatgcctgtaatcccaacaatttgggaggctgaggtggtaggactgcttgagcccagaagttcaagaccagcctgggaaacatagctgGTCTTGTtgtagagaccccatctctacaacaaaacgTTGTAGGGATCTTGCTATGTCtgatatgcacctgtagtcacaactatttgggaggctgaggtggatcacttgagctcaggagttcaaggctgcagtgagctatgatcacaccactgcattccagcctaggtgacagagtgagaccctgtctcaaaggaaaaaagaaaagcctgtcccctctcccctctcccctttcttcggtctccctctgttgccgaggctggactgtactgccgtgatctcagctcgctgcaacctccctgcctcgggctcccatgattctcctgcctcagcctgccgagtgcctgccttgagtgatctgcctgccttggcctcccgaggtgctgggattgcagacggagtctcgctcactcaatgctcaatgttgcccaggctggagtgcagtggcgtgatctcggctcgctacaacctccacctcccagccgcctgccttgacctcccaaagtgctaagattacagcctctgcccggccgccaccccatctaggaagtgagaagcctctctgcctggccacccattgtctgggatgtgaggagcacctctgcccggccgccaccctgtctgggatgtgaggagtgtctctgcccggccgccctgtctgggaagtgaggagcgcctctgcccggccgccctgtctgggaggtgaggagcgcctctgcctggccgccaccccatctgggaggtgaggagcgcctctgcccggccgccaccctgtctgggatgtgaggagtgtctctgcccagccgccctgtctgggaggtgaggagcgcctctgcccggctgccccgtctgggaagtgaggagcgcctctgcccagccgccccgtctgggaggtgaggagcgcctctgcccggccacccatcctCTGGGAAGCGAGGAGCGCcgctgcccggctgccccgtctgagaagtgaggagcgcctctgcccggccgcccatcatctgagaagtgaggagcacctctgcccggccaccccgtctgggaggtgaggagcgcctcttcctggcCACCCATCATCTGGGAAGCGAGGAGCGCcgctgcccggccgccccgtctgggaagtgaggagcacctctgcccggccgcccatcatctgagaagtgaggagtgccactgcccggccgccccatctgggaagtgaggagcgcctctgcccagccgccccgtctgggaagtgaggagcgcttctgcccggccaccccatctgagaagtgaggagcacctctgcccggccgcccatcatctgagaagtgaggagtgccactgcccggccaccccgtctgggaggtgaggagcgcctctgcccggccgcccatcgtctgggaggtgaggagcacctctgcccggccgccccgtctgggaactgaggagtgcctctgcccggccaccccgtctgagaagtgaggagcgcctctgcccggcagccgccccgtctgggaagtgaggagtgcctctgcctggccgcccatcacctgggaggtgaggagtgcctctgcccggccgccccgtctgggaggtgaggagcacctcttgctggccaccccatctgggaggtgaggagcgcctctgcccagccgccaccccgtctgggaagtgaggagcgcctctgcccggctgccccgtttgggatgtgaggagcgcctctgcccggccgccaccccgtctgggaagtgaggagcgcctctgcccagccgccccgtctgggaagtgaggagtgcctctgcctggccgctgtgcaatcttccaagtgtgaagtgacagtctttctgcaggtgtacccaatagctccgaagagacagcgaACATcaagaacgggccatgatgacaatggcggttttgtcgaaaagaaaagggaaatgtggggaaaagagagagagatcagattgttactgtgtctgtgtagaaagtagacataggagactccattttgttctgtactaagaaaaattcttctgccttgggatgctgttaatctataaccttacccccaaccccgtgctctctgaatcatgtgctgtgtccactcagggttaaatggattaagggcggtgcaagatgtgctttgttaaacagatgcttgaaggcagcatgcttgttaagagtcatcaccactccctaatctcaagtacccagggacacaaacactgcggaaggccgcagggacctctgcctaggaaaaccaaagacctttgttcacgtg contains the following coding sequences:
- the UBOX5 gene encoding RING finger protein 37 isoform X3, which produces MVINLCLPQFRPRIHCNKISADGYEVENLISEDLTKRSHGFRTEYFIKPPVYVTVSFPFNVEICRINIDLTAGGGQNVTGLEMYTSASSSRVSWNTPQCRTLGPAEPSVPDKEAFTLVGKVLLKNQSQVVFSHRGFKARPPFGAMEATLPSPAVVAQELWNKGALSLSHVAHLRICITHVTGGGIPCIKRLEVWGQPAKTCSQEVIDSILLVTSENLPQDVALQAPALPMESDCDPGDQPESQQAPSSLQKLAEIIQDVPEEFLDPITLEIMPCPMLLPSGKVIDQSTLEKCNRSEATWGRVPSDPFTGVAFTPHSQPLPHPSLKARIDHFLLQHSIPGCHLLGRAQTALAVIPSSIVLPSQKRKIEQAEHVPDSNFGINASCFSATSPLVLPTTSEHTAKKMKATNEPSLTHMDCSTEQPGSIPGPECASCKRVFSPYFKKEPVYQLPCGHLLCRPCLGEKQRSLPMTCTACQRPVASQDVLRVHF
- the UBOX5 gene encoding RING finger protein 37 isoform X1, with amino-acid sequence MVINLCLPQFRPRIHCNKISADGYEVENLISEDLTKRSHGFRTEYFIKPPVYVTVSFPFNVEICRINIDLTAGGGQNVTGLEMYTSASSSRVSWNTPQCRTLGPAEPSVPDKEAFTLVGKVLLKNQSQVVFSHRGFKARPPFGAMEATLPSPAVVAQELWNKGALSLSHVAHLRICITHVTGGGIPCIKRLEVWGQPAKTCSQEVIDSILLVTSENLPQDVALQAPALPMESDCDPGDQPESQQAPSSLQKLAEIIQDVPEEFLDPITLEIMPCPMLLPSGKVIDQSTLEKCNRSEATWGRVPSDPFTGVAFTPHSQPLPHPSLKARIDHFLLQHSIPGCHLLGRAQTALAVIPSSIVLPSQKRKIEQAEHVPDSNFGINASCFSATSPLVLPTTSEHTAKKMKATNEPSLTHMDCSTGPLSHEQKLSQSLEIALASTLGSMPSFTARLTRGQLQHLGTRGSNTSWRPGTGSEQPGSIPGPECASCKRVFSPYFKKEPVYQLPCGHLLCRPCLGEKQRSLPMTCTACQRPVASQDVLRVHF
- the UBOX5 gene encoding RING finger protein 37 isoform X2 is translated as MVINLCLPQFRPRIHCNKISADGYEVENLISEDLTKRSHGFRTEYFIKPPVYVTVSFPFNVEICRINIDLTAGGGQNVTGLEMYTSASSSRVSWNTPQCRTLGPAEPSVPDKEAFTLVGKVLLKNQSQVVFSHRGFKARPPFGAMEATLPSPAVVAQELWNKGALSLSHVAHLRICITHVTGGGIPCIKRLEVWGQPAKTCSQEVIDSILLVTSENLPQDVALQAPALPMESDCDPGDQPESQQAPSSLQKLAEIIQDVPEEFLDPITLEIMPCPMLLPSGKVIDQSTLEKCNRSEATWGRVPSDPFTGVAFTPHSQPLPHPSLKARIDHFLLQHSIPGCHLLGRAQTALAVIPSSIVLPSQKRKIEQAEHVPDSNFGINASCFSATSPLVLPTTSEHTAKKMKATNEPSLTHMDCSTGPLSHEQKLSQSLEIALASTLGSMPSFTARLTRGQLQHLGTRGSNTSWRPGTGSAWEHPGPRMCLLQKSIFSLLQKGAGVPAALRPPPVPTLPG